Part of the candidate division KSB1 bacterium genome is shown below.
AAAAAGGTGGTTCTTATTTTGGGAGATGAGGTTCACGACACCTATAATTTCCTCGTCTAATTTGAGAGGAATAGAGATAGCCGAGCAAATATCTTGATACTTATCAAGTATGTTCTCTTTGCTGAATGTTTTGCCCAGGTCGTTTGTAAGTAACGGTTCTTTATGTACAAAACACCAGCCGGCCAGGAGTCGGTTCATATACTCATCTAACTTTTCTTCTTTTGAAGCGCCTTCACGAATAAGCGTTTCCCCTTCTTGAACTTGTCCGGCCCGGATGATTAAGATAGAGCCCTGGTCAGCCTGACAAAGTTTAATCGCTGAGCCGATAATGTGTTTAAGTGTTTCCTCGACTTGCATTGTTGACAATATTCTTGAAAGGGCTGAATTTAGCGCTTCAAAATCATGCAGCTTTTCCTCCATCAAACGGAGGGTATCATTTGGCGGCTTGGTAGATTTCTTTTTGGTGGCAGGTTTCATAGTTTCTGTAGGCGTTTCTTCAAACAGGCAAACCCAGTTTTTTCAGGAGTTTGGTGTACCGGGCGTCGCGGGTCATTTCTTCAGGAGCTGGCCAGATCTTCAAGTAAACGACCCACCAGGATCGCTCCTCAAAAGCTTTATCAAAATATTGAAATGCAGCATCCAATTCATTCAAGCCCACGTGCACCCAGGCAAAATACGCCGCTGAGATATATTCGTTTTTTGCTCTACTTTTCAACTCCTTCATAATCTTTTTCGCTTGCGTTCTCTTGCCGGAGATTCCAAATGCGTATCCTAAAACCGCGGCGACGGCCGCATAATCGCCAGATAAAGTCAGGGCGGTTTGTAATGATTCAATGGCTGCACTAAAGTCACATTTTTCCAGTAAGGCGAGGCCGAGCCAGAGATGTGCCGGGTAAAAGTATGGATCTAACTCAAGAACTTTTTGATATTCCCTTACTGCCAAATCGTTCTCTCGGGCATAATAGTGAAGTCTGCCGACATCCGTGCTAATCTGCAAAGATAAGGGGTCAAGTTCCTGAGCCCTATGAATTTCTTTTAGTGCATCATCAAATTTGCCAAGAATGCGCAGTTGACCGGCATACCATTGATGGGCAATGGCGTAATTAGGGTTCAGGGCAATTGAATATTGGAATGCTTTTTCTGCCTTGGCCCAATTCCATTCGTAGGACGATTCTACGGCGCCCAGCGCGTTGTGGGCTTCTGCCATATCCGGATCGATTTCCATTGCTTTGAGCGCGGCAGCCTTGGCTTTTGGCCACACATCGTTCGCCGGCAGGTATCCGTAAATTCCAATCAGAGCATAAGAATCTGAAA
Proteins encoded:
- a CDS encoding sigma 54-interacting transcriptional regulator, encoding MKPATKKKSTKPPNDTLRLMEEKLHDFEALNSALSRILSTMQVEETLKHIIGSAIKLCQADQGSILIIRAGQVQEGETLIREGASKEEKLDEYMNRLLAGWCFVHKEPLLTNDLGKTFSKENILDKYQDICSAISIPLKLDEEIIGVVNLISQNKNHLFSARELRIMEQLSSTCAQFIQNAQKHEALLEETHNLKKAVSEKYAYEGIIGQSPVMKKVFSILDRIIPTDARVLINGESGTGKELIARVIHFNGSRKDAPFVAVDCGALPANLLESELFGYVKGAFTGADKNRAGV